Proteins from a single region of Sporichthyaceae bacterium:
- a CDS encoding glycosyltransferase family 4 protein, producing the protein MLPAQRRVSVFTETRFGRTEDGRWAAADSSGARESWLAYLQAGAQVTLVGRADPADGPNAVGLDPALTLRPLPYYVGIGGFARAAWPLLREIRHSVRDADVIVLRLPGAIGSTAAMICKLTGREYVADVLGDPADVAKQGALGNRARKAVPLLAAQMRWLVRNARASRYVTREALQTRYPARPGTASTGISDVRITPETLAPQGRTRREGRLHVALIGTQETTYKGHDVLFAAMAALRAEGIPVTASLIGGGRLEWANKELAAGLNLAQHTSFEGNVASRDAVIAHLDSADVFVLPSRTEGLPRALVEAMARALPAVATDVGGNRELLDPEFIIDVDDHAALTDRLRRLWADAELWQQQSARNLAVARSYSAERLDADFQAWFAGLPGQRKVGIIK; encoded by the coding sequence ATGCTCCCCGCACAACGACGGGTCAGCGTTTTCACCGAGACGCGATTCGGGCGCACCGAGGACGGTCGCTGGGCCGCCGCGGACTCCTCGGGTGCCCGGGAATCCTGGCTGGCCTACCTGCAGGCCGGCGCTCAGGTCACCCTGGTGGGTCGAGCCGACCCCGCGGACGGGCCGAACGCGGTCGGCCTGGACCCGGCCCTGACGCTTCGTCCGTTGCCCTACTACGTGGGCATCGGCGGATTCGCCCGAGCGGCCTGGCCGCTGCTCCGGGAGATCCGCCACAGCGTGCGGGATGCGGACGTGATCGTGCTCCGGCTGCCCGGCGCCATCGGGTCGACCGCCGCCATGATCTGCAAACTGACGGGGCGTGAGTACGTGGCTGACGTGCTCGGTGACCCCGCGGACGTGGCGAAGCAGGGGGCGCTGGGCAACCGAGCAAGAAAAGCAGTGCCGTTGCTGGCCGCGCAGATGCGCTGGCTGGTACGAAACGCGCGCGCCAGCCGCTACGTCACCCGCGAGGCGCTGCAGACGAGATACCCGGCCAGGCCGGGCACCGCGTCCACGGGCATCTCCGACGTGCGGATCACGCCCGAAACGTTGGCCCCGCAGGGCCGCACCCGGCGCGAGGGACGGCTGCACGTGGCGTTGATCGGCACCCAGGAGACCACCTACAAGGGGCACGACGTGCTGTTCGCCGCGATGGCGGCGTTGCGGGCGGAGGGCATCCCGGTGACGGCCAGCCTGATCGGTGGTGGGCGGCTGGAATGGGCCAACAAGGAACTGGCGGCCGGCCTGAACCTGGCCCAGCACACCAGCTTCGAGGGCAACGTGGCCTCCCGGGACGCGGTGATCGCGCATCTGGACTCCGCCGACGTGTTCGTGCTGCCGTCCCGTACCGAGGGCCTGCCCCGGGCGCTGGTCGAAGCGATGGCCCGGGCGCTGCCCGCGGTGGCCACCGACGTCGGCGGCAACCGTGAGCTGCTCGACCCGGAGTTCATCATCGACGTGGATGACCACGCCGCGCTGACCGACCGGCTGCGCCGGCTGTGGGCCGACGCCGAGCTGTGGCAGCAGCAGAGCGCGCGCAACCTGGCGGTCGCGCGCAGCTACTCCGCGGAACGACTCGACGCGGACTTCCAGGCCTGGTTCGCCGGGCTGCCCGGCCAACGCAAGGTCGGGATCATCAAGTGA
- a CDS encoding glycosyltransferase, which yields MTVTSGGGPLRVVHVFGTLNRGGAESVALDLCRSMPTGEFEQHFWLLGKEKGVLADLFQQAGAVISLCRLRPAVTFVPRLWHRLRVLRPNVMVAHVSVVSGLILLVSRLSGVPIRIAHMHSDGDARGNDLPRRAFRAAMRWLIKHNATDVVGVTSGSIAFAGGEPRYRVLPNGIDFARYAGVRVEGTDATSVGPVLMHIGRAAPEKNRAFLLPVHDAANEITPGTTLVLVGPGGSDDLGPSAAQRPGLELAGETREVEKYLARADALLLPSHWEGLPGVVLQALAAGVPVVANDLPSTRDIAAKYPGLTVLSTDAGPEVWAVEALRAAALPRQERRSISEAMCASEYQLDRYAQAWRALWTSRA from the coding sequence GTGACGGTCACATCAGGCGGGGGCCCGTTGCGGGTTGTGCATGTCTTCGGCACGTTGAACCGCGGTGGCGCGGAGAGCGTGGCGTTGGACCTGTGCCGCAGCATGCCGACCGGCGAGTTCGAGCAGCACTTCTGGTTGTTGGGCAAGGAAAAAGGTGTGCTGGCCGACCTGTTCCAACAGGCCGGTGCGGTGATCTCGCTGTGCCGATTGCGCCCTGCGGTCACCTTCGTGCCGCGGCTGTGGCATCGGTTGCGCGTGCTGCGCCCGAACGTGATGGTCGCCCACGTCAGCGTGGTCAGCGGGTTGATCCTGCTGGTCTCCCGGTTGTCCGGGGTGCCCATCCGGATTGCCCACATGCACAGCGACGGTGACGCCCGCGGCAACGATCTACCGCGACGGGCCTTCCGCGCCGCCATGCGATGGCTGATCAAGCACAACGCCACCGACGTGGTCGGGGTGACCAGCGGCTCGATCGCCTTCGCCGGCGGCGAGCCGCGCTACCGGGTGCTGCCCAACGGCATCGACTTCGCGCGGTACGCCGGTGTGCGGGTGGAGGGAACTGACGCGACGTCAGTGGGCCCGGTGCTCATGCATATCGGCCGGGCCGCGCCGGAGAAGAACCGGGCGTTCCTGTTGCCGGTGCACGACGCGGCCAACGAGATCACCCCCGGCACCACGCTGGTGCTCGTCGGCCCCGGCGGCAGCGATGACCTCGGCCCGTCTGCCGCCCAACGACCGGGTCTGGAACTGGCCGGGGAAACCCGCGAGGTGGAAAAGTACCTCGCCCGCGCCGACGCGCTTCTGCTGCCCTCGCATTGGGAGGGCCTGCCCGGCGTGGTGCTGCAGGCACTGGCCGCGGGCGTGCCGGTGGTCGCCAACGACCTGCCCAGCACCCGCGACATCGCCGCGAAGTACCCCGGCCTGACGGTCCTGTCGACCGACGCGGGCCCCGAGGTGTGGGCGGTGGAGGCGTTGCGTGCCGCCGCGCTGCCCCGGCAGGAACGTCGATCGATCTCCGAGGCCATGTGCGCATCGGAATACCAACTGGACCGCTACGCGCAGGCCTGGAGGGCGCTGTGGACGTCACGCGCATGA
- a CDS encoding O-antigen polymerase, translating into MDVTRMIGRGTGRRGGLTLLVALVGLFSWHFPLSIDSPARTAAIVTGVWALCFLALSRSDAVGSYRPNAMYMLVFGLFHVGFLIATAARGTDALHDVDSGWFYRGYTPQALHLVILGMVAFTLAAQLMTWRSGPLSTIVPSSLAGPDADRYRQKLATVGLLVEAISLLIFYKEVVQDRGGGLFSGGYEQFSSSLQSSGNSNGYATLGIGVGAIFAIVAGDRARLWGWALFLGYAIPALPMGNRGEVLFPLIPMLIVEAQHGRKVRKLWTTLGVLLSLIVIGIVRTGRTTGYSVPTGKQLLTSPMDAIAEMGYSLRPTVEVLGWTSHGEGYRHGVTLVAVPLRLIEKLTGWHGGPPVPDDRLFNVEVAHRVGPIGGSPVGEGYYNFGLLGVLLTMGAIGLFVGWLNQRPLRMLDARVALLVPMMGNVRNSFAQVPAQLVVIAVLLVVVRVWSKRGQVHVPVVKGVRHAHGRQVPVRNHAWG; encoded by the coding sequence GTGGACGTCACGCGCATGATCGGCCGGGGGACCGGCCGACGCGGCGGGTTGACGCTGTTGGTGGCCCTGGTCGGGCTGTTCTCCTGGCACTTCCCACTCAGTATCGACTCTCCCGCGCGCACCGCGGCCATCGTCACCGGTGTATGGGCGCTGTGCTTTCTGGCGCTGTCGCGCAGTGACGCCGTGGGCAGTTACCGGCCGAACGCCATGTACATGCTGGTGTTCGGGTTGTTCCACGTGGGCTTCCTGATCGCCACCGCGGCGCGTGGCACCGACGCACTGCACGACGTGGACAGCGGCTGGTTCTATCGGGGCTACACCCCGCAGGCGTTGCACCTGGTGATTCTCGGCATGGTCGCGTTCACCCTGGCCGCACAGCTGATGACCTGGCGATCCGGCCCGCTCAGCACGATCGTCCCGTCGAGCCTCGCCGGCCCGGACGCCGACCGCTACCGGCAGAAGCTGGCCACCGTCGGTCTGCTGGTCGAGGCGATCAGCCTGTTGATCTTCTACAAGGAGGTCGTCCAGGACCGCGGCGGTGGCCTGTTCTCCGGTGGCTACGAGCAGTTCTCTTCCTCGCTTCAGTCCTCCGGCAACTCCAACGGCTATGCGACGTTGGGCATCGGCGTCGGCGCCATCTTCGCCATCGTGGCCGGCGACCGCGCGCGGCTGTGGGGGTGGGCGTTGTTTCTCGGCTACGCGATCCCCGCGCTGCCCATGGGCAACCGCGGTGAGGTGCTGTTCCCGCTGATCCCGATGCTGATCGTGGAGGCCCAGCACGGCCGCAAAGTCCGCAAGCTGTGGACGACGCTGGGCGTGCTGCTCTCGCTGATCGTCATCGGCATCGTGCGAACCGGGCGGACCACCGGCTACTCGGTGCCCACCGGCAAGCAGCTGCTGACCTCGCCGATGGACGCCATCGCCGAGATGGGTTACTCGCTGCGGCCCACCGTCGAGGTGCTCGGCTGGACCAGTCACGGCGAGGGGTATCGGCACGGCGTCACATTGGTCGCGGTGCCGCTGCGGCTGATCGAGAAGCTGACCGGGTGGCACGGCGGCCCGCCGGTGCCGGACGACCGGTTGTTCAACGTCGAGGTCGCACACCGGGTCGGCCCGATCGGTGGGTCACCGGTGGGCGAGGGGTATTACAACTTCGGCCTGCTCGGCGTGCTGCTGACGATGGGCGCGATCGGGCTGTTCGTGGGCTGGCTCAATCAACGCCCGCTGCGCATGCTCGACGCCCGCGTCGCGTTGCTCGTGCCGATGATGGGCAACGTCCGCAACTCTTTCGCCCAGGTGCCCGCGCAGCTCGTGGTCATCGCGGTGCTGCTGGTCGTGGTGCGGGTGTGGTCCAAGCGCGGTCAGGTGCACGTTCCCGTGGTCAAGGGGGTGCGCCATGCTCACGGCAGGCAAGTTCCGGTACGCAATCACGCTTGGGGCTAG
- a CDS encoding oligosaccharide flippase family protein: MLSSVTALIATRDLGASQRGLVVIGMTIASIFGLVAGSGTGSAYRLLLPSRDPQLRRRLALAFTWCSLLGTVVVVPAAMLATKLSAPMIDPGLGTHHFLFATGVYTAASVALIQIVEARFADGQFRRGGIAGGTMALGGLIGVIAALCYDRSAALALFGQGAGILVGAAVEVWALRRDGLVDFGVPAPGELSALWKRGAPALGFTIGSALAFRADRYVLGAFAGPAAVGIYSLAATFGEVPRLLYTAVAQWFQRQAALGRRHAPLFKAILLACGIAAVVSVPIAVVGWVLIVPVFGSEFAAGRSLLLVLLVAEILFAPYLVAARGLLGRGWIKTAGLLGLAGSGASLACYVVSARAGGAMGLALGSGLLYLALSVASTVLFRARSARDDAPADDVRTVSGGFAMVKRIWRWARCAYLRKTDPIAAARAMGVRLGEGCRILSMTGGTFGSEPYLVTLGNHVQVGIGVQFLTHEGGVWVLREEFPDIDIMAPITVGNNVMIGIDAMIMPGVTVGDNVVIGARSLVTRDVPSNSVVVGQPARVILTVEEYREKALRMAVHIPPARKREYLQHTYGR; this comes from the coding sequence GTGCTCAGTTCGGTGACCGCGCTGATCGCCACACGCGATCTGGGGGCGAGCCAGCGCGGCCTGGTGGTCATCGGCATGACCATCGCCTCGATCTTCGGCTTGGTCGCGGGTTCGGGGACCGGCTCGGCCTACCGGTTGCTGCTGCCCAGCCGGGACCCGCAGCTCCGACGCCGGCTGGCCCTCGCGTTCACCTGGTGCTCGCTGCTCGGCACCGTCGTGGTGGTGCCCGCCGCGATGCTGGCCACCAAGCTCTCCGCGCCGATGATCGACCCGGGCCTGGGGACGCACCATTTCTTGTTCGCCACCGGGGTCTACACCGCCGCGTCGGTCGCGCTCATCCAGATTGTCGAGGCGCGCTTCGCCGATGGGCAGTTCCGCCGCGGCGGCATCGCGGGCGGCACCATGGCGCTGGGCGGTTTGATCGGCGTCATTGCCGCTCTGTGCTACGACCGCTCCGCCGCGCTGGCCCTGTTCGGTCAGGGCGCGGGCATCCTGGTGGGTGCCGCCGTCGAGGTGTGGGCGCTGCGTCGGGACGGCCTGGTCGACTTCGGCGTGCCGGCGCCGGGGGAGCTCTCGGCGCTGTGGAAGCGCGGCGCACCCGCACTCGGCTTCACCATCGGATCGGCGTTGGCCTTCCGCGCCGACCGGTACGTGCTCGGTGCCTTCGCGGGCCCCGCCGCCGTCGGCATCTACTCGCTGGCCGCCACCTTCGGTGAGGTACCACGTCTGCTCTACACCGCGGTCGCGCAGTGGTTCCAGCGGCAGGCGGCGCTGGGCCGCCGGCACGCACCGCTGTTCAAGGCGATTCTGCTGGCCTGCGGTATCGCGGCGGTGGTCTCGGTGCCGATCGCGGTGGTCGGGTGGGTGCTGATCGTCCCGGTGTTCGGGTCGGAGTTCGCCGCCGGCCGCTCACTGCTGCTGGTGCTGCTCGTCGCCGAGATCCTGTTCGCGCCGTACCTGGTTGCCGCCCGCGGGCTGCTCGGCCGTGGCTGGATCAAGACCGCGGGCTTGCTGGGTCTGGCGGGCAGCGGCGCCTCCCTGGCCTGCTACGTCGTGTCGGCCCGGGCCGGCGGCGCGATGGGCCTGGCCCTGGGCAGCGGGCTGCTCTATTTGGCTCTTTCTGTCGCGTCCACCGTGCTGTTCCGCGCGCGCAGCGCACGCGACGACGCGCCGGCCGACGACGTTCGCACCGTCTCTGGAGGCTTCGCGATGGTCAAGCGCATCTGGAGGTGGGCTCGGTGCGCCTACCTGAGGAAGACCGACCCGATCGCCGCGGCGCGTGCCATGGGCGTACGGCTCGGTGAGGGGTGCCGCATTCTCTCGATGACCGGGGGGACCTTCGGCTCCGAGCCCTACCTGGTGACGCTCGGCAATCACGTGCAGGTGGGCATCGGGGTGCAGTTCCTGACCCATGAGGGCGGGGTTTGGGTGCTCCGCGAGGAGTTCCCGGACATCGACATCATGGCTCCGATCACCGTCGGCAATAACGTGATGATCGGCATCGACGCCATGATCATGCCGGGCGTCACCGTCGGCGACAACGTGGTGATCGGCGCTCGCTCCCTGGTCACCCGCGACGTCCCGTCGAATTCCGTGGTGGTCGGCCAGCCGGCCCGGGTGATCTTGACGGTCGAGGAGTACCGCGAGAAGGCGCTGCGGATGGCGGTGCACATCCCGCCCGCGCGTAAGCGGGAGTACCTGCAGCACACCTACGGACGCTGA
- a CDS encoding acyltransferase, whose protein sequence is METAAPAVRGKSSRLTQLDALRALAAVAVMSYHYTHRFPQLYVPSVTPLFTNWNLDYLAISTFFMISGFVIFMTVERSARLRDFVLSRLLRLYPMYVLAIAITFVAMHVFGPANRAVGWKTVLRNLTLFQNWLGDGGRNVDGVYWTIGVEVNFYVLISLAFLFGWLRGRRLGVTLGSWIVLSYYLESHWGEWVPGSMYWTRGLDTWWSQCFISGICCYLVWKNGGRYTKGTAAGHIGSVVLVGMLRNTTMAILLMALILLMNLAANKRIPFLGTGILPKLGVCTYALYLLHQNLGYTLMLHLMPHTGYWFALACAYTMAIGLALLGTHLWEEPVRAKVRAKLKATKFFSPLPTAPRPRSESAPVIPEGVHTND, encoded by the coding sequence ATGGAAACCGCTGCGCCTGCCGTTCGCGGTAAGAGCTCGCGCCTGACCCAACTGGACGCGCTGCGTGCGCTGGCTGCGGTCGCGGTGATGAGCTATCACTACACCCACCGGTTCCCGCAGCTGTACGTGCCGTCGGTGACGCCGCTGTTCACCAACTGGAACCTGGACTACCTGGCGATCTCCACGTTCTTCATGATCAGTGGCTTCGTCATCTTCATGACCGTCGAACGCAGCGCCCGGTTGCGCGACTTCGTGCTCTCTCGGCTGCTGCGGCTCTACCCGATGTACGTGCTGGCCATTGCCATCACCTTCGTCGCCATGCACGTGTTCGGCCCGGCGAACCGTGCGGTGGGGTGGAAGACAGTACTACGTAACCTGACGCTGTTTCAGAACTGGTTGGGCGACGGCGGCCGCAACGTGGACGGCGTCTACTGGACCATCGGCGTCGAGGTCAATTTCTATGTGCTGATCTCACTGGCGTTTCTGTTCGGTTGGCTGCGTGGCCGTCGACTCGGCGTCACCCTGGGCAGCTGGATCGTGCTGTCGTACTACCTCGAGTCGCACTGGGGCGAGTGGGTGCCGGGCAGCATGTACTGGACCCGGGGCTTGGACACCTGGTGGTCGCAGTGCTTCATCTCCGGCATCTGCTGCTACCTGGTGTGGAAGAACGGCGGTCGGTACACCAAGGGAACCGCCGCCGGGCACATCGGTTCGGTCGTGCTGGTCGGCATGCTGCGCAACACCACCATGGCAATTCTGCTGATGGCGCTGATCCTGCTGATGAACCTGGCCGCCAACAAGCGGATTCCGTTCCTGGGCACCGGCATCCTGCCCAAGCTCGGTGTCTGCACCTACGCGCTCTACCTGCTGCACCAGAACCTCGGCTACACGCTGATGCTGCACCTGATGCCGCACACCGGTTACTGGTTCGCGCTGGCGTGCGCCTACACGATGGCCATCGGTCTGGCGCTGCTCGGCACCCACCTGTGGGAGGAGCCGGTACGCGCCAAGGTGCGCGCCAAGCTCAAGGCCACCAAGTTCTTCAGTCCGCTGCCGACCGCCCCGCGTCCGCGTTCGGAGAGTGCACCGGTTATCCCGGAGGGAGTCCACACCAATGACTGA
- a CDS encoding serine acetyltransferase, whose translation MTDRPKVRELVLADVHRLTGRRSWFDVVKLTMFGEVYRVNVAYRIASVYRSRRAPHAKVIALLARLWLRRLRRKLGVSLPCTAKVGPGLLIGHAGVTFISPGATIGRDCNIAQNVTIAPGKGEHNGGQPTLGDRVYVGPGAVIFGGVTIGDDVAIGANSVVTRDIPAGCTAVGAPARVMPGRGSSDWVNRVSEPRPRIARQATAADRV comes from the coding sequence ATGACTGATCGACCCAAGGTGCGCGAGCTGGTGCTCGCCGACGTGCACCGGTTGACCGGCCGACGTTCCTGGTTCGACGTGGTCAAGCTGACGATGTTCGGCGAGGTCTACCGGGTCAACGTCGCCTACCGCATCGCCAGCGTCTACCGGAGCCGCCGTGCCCCGCACGCGAAGGTGATCGCGCTGCTGGCCCGGTTGTGGCTGCGCCGGCTGCGGCGCAAGCTCGGCGTCAGCCTGCCGTGCACCGCGAAGGTCGGGCCGGGCCTGCTGATCGGGCACGCCGGGGTCACCTTCATCAGCCCCGGCGCGACCATCGGGCGGGACTGCAACATCGCGCAGAACGTGACCATCGCGCCGGGTAAGGGCGAGCACAACGGTGGCCAGCCGACGCTGGGGGACCGGGTGTACGTGGGGCCCGGGGCGGTGATCTTCGGAGGGGTGACCATTGGCGATGACGTCGCGATCGGCGCCAACTCGGTGGTCACCCGGGACATCCCGGCCGGGTGCACCGCGGTCGGCGCGCCGGCCCGGGTGATGCCGGGCCGGGGGTCGAGCGACTGGGTGAACCGGGTGTCCGAGCCGCGGCCGCGGATCGCCCGGCAGGCGACTGCGGCGGACCGTGTTTGA
- a CDS encoding glycosyltransferase family 4 protein — translation MFDTDAGTRPRIMIVATVPVSLCTFFAGQPRFLAQHFDVTLVSSSGVEVAQIEAGEGVPVRTVDMTRQISPGRDLRSLRELTGLMRAERPDLVHSYTPKAGLLAMLAARATGVPHRFHTVQGMPLVTAGGPKRLILNATERATYLAATRIFSSSHSLCELIPGTFPARPPAVIGGGSVNGIDGTRFSPEVVSEAARRHLRAELDIPTGDRVLVFVGRLVGDKGVTELLQAFDALADPATTLLLVGAEEPALDPLPVATRELMDRHPKVRLAGWATDVRPYMSISDVLVLPSYREGFGMVLAEAGAMGVPVIATDIPGCRDVVIDGVNGLLVPPRDVGALTEALGRVLGDNLLRATLAADVRSSMLDRYDQPIVQAAILALYRQTLGLDVSAGEAGEPLRRAA, via the coding sequence GTGTTTGACACCGACGCCGGCACCCGGCCACGGATCATGATCGTGGCCACGGTGCCGGTGTCGCTCTGCACGTTCTTCGCCGGCCAGCCGCGCTTCCTCGCCCAGCACTTCGATGTCACGTTGGTGAGCTCATCGGGTGTCGAGGTGGCGCAGATCGAGGCCGGTGAGGGAGTGCCGGTACGCACCGTGGACATGACCCGACAGATCTCGCCGGGTCGAGACCTGCGATCGCTGCGCGAGCTCACCGGGCTGATGCGTGCCGAGCGACCGGACCTGGTGCACTCCTACACCCCGAAGGCCGGACTGTTGGCCATGCTGGCCGCCCGGGCGACCGGGGTGCCGCACCGGTTCCACACCGTGCAGGGCATGCCGCTGGTCACGGCGGGCGGACCGAAGCGGCTGATCCTGAACGCTACGGAGCGGGCCACGTACCTGGCGGCGACGCGGATCTTCTCGTCCAGTCACAGCCTGTGCGAGCTGATCCCCGGCACGTTCCCGGCCCGACCGCCGGCGGTGATCGGGGGCGGTTCGGTGAACGGCATCGACGGGACCAGGTTCTCCCCCGAAGTGGTGTCCGAGGCCGCGCGCAGGCACCTGCGCGCGGAGCTGGACATCCCGACGGGGGACCGCGTGCTGGTCTTCGTCGGCCGACTGGTCGGTGACAAGGGCGTCACCGAGTTGTTGCAGGCTTTCGATGCACTGGCCGATCCGGCAACCACGCTGCTGCTGGTCGGTGCTGAGGAGCCGGCGCTGGATCCGCTGCCCGTCGCCACCCGGGAACTGATGGACCGACACCCGAAGGTGCGACTGGCCGGCTGGGCCACCGACGTGCGCCCGTACATGTCGATCTCCGACGTGCTGGTGTTGCCCAGCTACCGCGAGGGCTTCGGCATGGTGCTGGCGGAGGCCGGCGCGATGGGCGTGCCGGTGATCGCCACGGACATCCCCGGCTGCCGGGACGTGGTGATCGACGGGGTCAATGGGTTGTTGGTGCCGCCGCGGGATGTCGGGGCGCTCACCGAGGCGTTGGGCCGCGTGCTCGGCGATAACCTGTTGCGCGCGACACTGGCCGCGGACGTCCGGTCGTCCATGTTGGATCGCTACGACCAGCCCATCGTGCAGGCCGCGATCCTGGCGCTATACCGGCAGACGCTGGGGCTGGACGTGTCCGCGGGCGAGGCCGGAGAGCCGCTGCGCCGGGCTGCTTAG
- a CDS encoding ATP-grasp domain-containing protein, protein MTAIAVSGAGGAVGQSIIKALAPGSYRVVALDSSPLGAGMYTTGTAYTIPMARSFDFVNRVLEICSAEGVDIFFPGLDPELAVVSDAVDEFLAAGVYPVVSSPEVVAIADNKYRTYTALRAGGIPVPYTVDMADYPADAILPAYPFILKRREGGCSADVYAIRSRAELDAIDNLCDFVAQEYIDGADYTCGSVTLDDKCQGVIVMRRTLRHGDTHKCFSVRDEGIEACVRDVMELIKPHGPCNVQLRVRDGVPYVFEINARCSGTTAARALCGFNEPLMIADWLTQGTAPQYEIREATVLRYWQELLVDNEDVAELGERGVLHRGGYRTM, encoded by the coding sequence ATGACAGCAATCGCGGTCTCCGGCGCCGGTGGCGCCGTCGGGCAGAGCATCATCAAGGCCCTGGCCCCGGGCTCATACCGGGTGGTCGCGCTGGACAGCAGCCCACTGGGCGCGGGCATGTACACGACCGGCACTGCATACACAATCCCGATGGCACGTTCCTTCGACTTCGTGAACCGGGTGCTGGAGATCTGCTCTGCCGAGGGCGTGGACATCTTCTTCCCCGGCCTGGACCCGGAACTCGCGGTCGTGTCCGACGCCGTCGATGAGTTCCTCGCGGCCGGCGTCTACCCGGTGGTCTCCTCGCCCGAGGTTGTCGCCATTGCCGACAACAAGTACCGGACCTACACCGCGTTGCGGGCAGGCGGCATCCCGGTGCCGTACACCGTCGACATGGCCGACTACCCGGCCGACGCGATCCTGCCCGCGTACCCCTTCATCCTCAAGCGGCGCGAGGGCGGCTGCTCGGCCGATGTCTATGCGATCCGCTCCCGCGCCGAACTGGACGCGATCGACAACCTCTGCGACTTCGTGGCTCAGGAGTACATCGACGGTGCGGACTACACCTGCGGCTCGGTGACCCTGGACGACAAGTGCCAGGGCGTCATCGTGATGCGCCGTACGCTGCGACACGGCGACACCCACAAGTGCTTCTCGGTCCGCGACGAGGGCATCGAGGCCTGCGTACGCGATGTGATGGAGCTGATCAAGCCACACGGCCCGTGCAACGTGCAGCTGCGGGTGCGTGACGGGGTGCCGTACGTGTTCGAGATCAACGCGCGGTGTTCGGGGACGACGGCTGCGCGGGCGTTGTGCGGGTTCAACGAGCCGCTGATGATCGCGGATTGGCTGACGCAGGGGACCGCGCCGCAATACGAGATCCGGGAGGCGACGGTTCTGCGGTATTGGCAAGAGCTCCTCGTCGACAACGAGGATGTCGCGGAGCTCGGCGAGCGTGGGGTGTTGCATCGGGGCGGGTACCGGACGATGTAG
- a CDS encoding aldo/keto reductase, whose translation MRIPWKTLNSGFSLPAYGFGLSEVGGGSWQADHSRDGEHIFALNRAMDAGIRHFDTAQGYGAGHAEELLGAALAGRDRAEFVIATKVSAVNQTYDGIMRAAQNSLKKLGVDHIDLYLMHTYPKPGMDIAEAMRGFNALIEQGMVRHIGGANLTPRRFAEAQRHSAARLVCNQVHYNVRYREPEVRGVVEHARSNDVMLVAWRPLQAGHLPVPAMIRDIAQRYGRTPTQVALNWLISQRNVVVICKSATPEHLAENLGALGWAMDVEDVEWIRRDFPNQITASDTVPMDYPAASAA comes from the coding sequence ATGAGGATCCCGTGGAAGACCCTCAATTCCGGGTTCTCCCTGCCTGCCTACGGCTTCGGGCTCTCCGAGGTCGGCGGCGGTAGCTGGCAGGCCGATCACAGCCGGGACGGCGAGCACATCTTCGCGCTGAACCGGGCGATGGACGCGGGCATCCGGCACTTCGACACCGCGCAGGGTTACGGAGCCGGGCACGCGGAGGAACTCCTCGGCGCCGCTCTGGCCGGCCGGGACCGCGCCGAGTTCGTCATCGCCACCAAGGTCTCCGCGGTCAACCAGACCTACGACGGCATCATGCGCGCCGCGCAGAACAGCTTGAAGAAGTTGGGCGTCGACCATATCGACCTGTACCTCATGCACACCTATCCGAAGCCCGGCATGGACATCGCCGAGGCAATGCGTGGGTTCAACGCGCTTATCGAGCAGGGCATGGTGCGTCACATCGGTGGCGCCAACCTGACGCCCCGTCGATTTGCCGAGGCGCAGCGACACTCTGCCGCCAGGCTGGTCTGCAACCAGGTGCACTACAACGTGCGCTACCGCGAGCCGGAGGTACGCGGTGTGGTCGAGCACGCCCGGAGCAACGACGTGATGCTCGTCGCGTGGCGTCCGCTGCAGGCCGGCCACTTGCCGGTGCCCGCGATGATTCGGGACATCGCCCAGCGCTACGGGCGCACCCCTACGCAGGTCGCGTTGAACTGGCTGATCTCCCAGCGCAACGTCGTGGTGATCTGCAAGAGCGCGACCCCGGAGCACTTGGCGGAGAACTTGGGTGCGCTGGGCTGGGCAATGGACGTCGAGGACGTGGAGTGGATCCGGCGGGACTTCCCCAACCAGATCACCGCCTCGGACACGGTGCCAATGGACTATCCGGCGGCCTCGGCGGCCTGA